Proteins from one Pseudomonas bijieensis genomic window:
- the rlmM gene encoding 23S rRNA (cytidine(2498)-2'-O)-methyltransferase RlmM, producing the protein MNTLFMHCRPGFEGEVCSEIAEHAARLNVAGYAKAKPASACAEFVCTEEDGAERLMRGQRFAELIFPRQWARGTFIDLPETDRISVILAHMADFPTCGSLWLEVVDTNDGKELSNFCKKFEGPLRKALSGAGKLMDDPRKPRLLLTFKSGREVFLGLADADNSAMWPMGIPRLKFPREAPSRSTLKLEEAWHHFIPRDQWDERLHSDMTGVDLGAAPGGWTWQLVNRGMLVTAIDNGPMAESLMDTGLVQHLMADGFTFKPKQPVDWMVCDIVEKPARNAAMLEEWIGEGHCREAVVNLKLPMKQRYAEVKRLLERIAEGFKARGIKVEIGCKQLYHDREEVTCHLRRLDTNKPRGSKACSR; encoded by the coding sequence ATGAACACGCTTTTTATGCACTGCCGGCCGGGCTTCGAAGGCGAGGTCTGTTCCGAGATCGCCGAACACGCGGCCCGGCTCAACGTGGCCGGCTACGCCAAGGCCAAACCGGCCAGCGCCTGCGCCGAATTTGTCTGCACTGAGGAGGACGGCGCCGAGCGGTTGATGCGTGGGCAGCGTTTTGCCGAGCTGATTTTTCCGCGCCAGTGGGCCCGTGGCACGTTCATTGATTTACCGGAAACCGACCGTATCAGCGTGATTCTGGCTCACATGGCTGACTTCCCGACCTGCGGCAGCCTCTGGCTGGAGGTGGTAGACACCAACGACGGCAAGGAACTGTCGAACTTCTGCAAGAAATTCGAAGGCCCGCTGCGCAAGGCATTGAGTGGCGCCGGCAAGTTGATGGACGATCCGCGCAAGCCGCGCCTGCTGCTGACCTTCAAGAGTGGCCGCGAAGTCTTCCTGGGCCTGGCGGACGCGGATAATTCGGCGATGTGGCCGATGGGCATCCCGCGCTTGAAGTTCCCCAGGGAAGCGCCGAGCCGCTCGACCCTCAAGCTCGAAGAAGCCTGGCACCATTTCATCCCCCGGGACCAGTGGGACGAGCGCCTGCACAGTGACATGACCGGTGTGGACCTTGGTGCCGCGCCGGGTGGCTGGACCTGGCAACTGGTCAACCGGGGCATGTTGGTGACGGCCATCGACAATGGTCCGATGGCCGAAAGCCTGATGGACACCGGCCTGGTGCAGCATCTGATGGCGGATGGCTTCACATTCAAGCCCAAGCAGCCGGTGGACTGGATGGTCTGCGACATCGTCGAGAAACCGGCGCGCAACGCGGCGATGCTGGAAGAGTGGATTGGCGAAGGGCATTGCCGCGAGGCGGTGGTCAATCTCAAGCTGCCGATGAAACAGCGCTACGCCGAGGTCAAACGCCTGCTCGAACGCATCGCCGAGGGCTTCAAGGCCCGGGGTATCAAGGTCGAGATCGGTTGCAAGCAGCTGTACCACGACCGCGAGGAAGTGACGTGCCATCTGCGGCGGTTGGATACCAATAAGCCCCGTGGGAGCAAAGCTTGCTCGCGATGA